Sequence from the Hamadaea flava genome:
TGCTGATCACGACCGAGGGCGTCGAGGTCACCGACTTCGAGGGCAAGCCTGCCGAGGCCCGTCCGTACCACGTGGACTGGGACGCGCGTGCCGCCGAGAAGGGCGGGCACGACTGGTTCATGGAGAAGGAGATCCTGGAGCAGCCGCAGGCGGTTCACGACACCCTGCTCGGCCGGCTCAGCGAGACGGGCAGCATCCTGCTCGACGAGGTACGCCTCACCGACCAGGACCTCCGGGACGTCGACAAGATCTTCGTGGTCGCCTGCGGGACGGCGTACCACGCCGGAATGGTCGCCAAATACGCGATCGAGCACTGGACGCGGATCCCCTGCGAGGTCGAGCTGGCCAGCGAGTTCCGCTACCGCGACCCGGTGCTCGACCGGTCGACCCTGGTCATCGCCATCTCGCAGTCCGGCGAGACGATGGACACGCTGATGGCGCTGCGCCACGCCAAGGAGCAGAAAGCGCGCGTACTGGCGATCTGCAACACCAACGGCTCGACCATCCCCCGGGAGTCCGACGCCGTCCTCTACACGCACGGCGGCCCGGAGATCGCCGTCGCCTCCACGAAGGCGTTCCTCACCCAGCTCGCCGCCTGCTACCTGGTCGGCCTCCACCTGGCCCAGGTCCGGGGGATCAAGTACGCCGACGAGGTCGCCTCGGTCGTCGAGCAGCTCCGGGCGATGCCGGAGGCGATCGCGACCGTCCTGGCCGACCTCGACGGGATGAGGACGCTGGCCCGCGACCTCAGTACGCGCAACACCGTCCTGTTCATCGGCCGCCACGTCGGTTATCCGGTGGCGTTGGAGGGCGCGCTGAAGCTCAAGGAGCTGGCCTACATGCACGCCGAGGGATTCGCCGCCGGTGAGCTGAAGCACGGCCCGATCGCGCTGATCGACGAGGGCACTCCGGTCGTCTGCGTCGTGCCGAGCCCGGCCGGGCGGGGCGTCCTGCACGACAAGATCGTCTCCAACATCCAGGAGGTGCGGGCGCGGGGCGCGCGGACCATCGTGATCGCCGAGGAGGGGGACGACGCCGTCGTGCCCTACGCCGACCACGTGATCCGCGTCCCGCGTACGCCGACGCTGCTGGCCCCGTTCGTGACGACGGTGCCGTTGCAGGTCCTCGCCTGCGAGATCGCGACCGCCCGGGGTCACGACGTCGACCAGCCGCGGAACCTGGCGAAGTCGGTGACGGTGGAGTGACCCGGTCAGGATTCCGGCGGCGGCGGTGAGCTGACCTCGGATTCCCGTCCCGCGGCGATCCGGCCGACGTTGTCCAGCGCCGGATTGCCGCGATCCCAGTACGCCAGGTGGGCCGAGATCGGGTTGGCGTTGTCGGCCGCCTCGAAGACGCGCCCGCCGAACCGGTCGTCCGCCGGGTTGTGCCCATGCCAGAGGTCCGGCATCGGATCACCCATGTAGCGCGGCCAGACCTGCTCCACCCAGAACTGCCGGATCGACGGCGCGGCCAGCCCGACGATGTCGTTGTCCGCGCTGGCCGCCCACACCATCGCCGGATCCACGTGCAGGTCGGCCGCATGCTCGACGCCGACGCCGGGTGCGCCGAGGAAGACCAGGTCGTCGGCGCGCAGGCCGAGGTCGCGTACGGTCTCGCCGACGACCAGCGCGCCGTAGGAGTGCCCCACGACGCTCTGCTCGCCGAGGTCGCCCTGGTGGGTCGCGGCCAGCCCGTCCTGGAAGTCGTGGAGGGCCGCGCGGGCGTCGTGGGCGGCGTCGGCCGAAGCCCCCTCGAACAGGGAGTTCGGCGTGTCATAGCCCAGCCACAGGATGGCCGCCGTCGACGCCGACGGGTCCGCTGTCGTCGCCGCCTCGGCCATCGCGGCCGTCCGATCGAGGGACGTGCCCAGCTGGCCGTCGAGGCGTACGCCCATGCCGGGCACGTAGGTCAGCACGTTCTTCGAACGGTCGGGGTCGCCGAGGGCCACGATTGCGCGGCCGTCGCCCGTCGTGTCCAACCCCAACAGGTACGCACCCGGGCGGGCGAGCCGGTCGGCGAGCGTGGCGAGCCCGGCGAGCGTCCGCTCGACCCGGTCGCGTTCCCGGGCGGCGTGCCGGTCGCCGGCCAGGCTCGCCAGCAGGGCGCTGAGCCGCTCCCGTTCCCGGCGCAGCACCTCCCGGTTCGCCCGGTCCCGGTCGGCCGCCGGTACGCCGTCCAACCCGCCGATCCGCTCCGGCGACTGAAGCAGCAGCAGCTCCCGTTGGGTCCTGCTGAGCCCGCGCCACCATTCGCGGACGGCCACGGGACCGGCGGGCGGGCACGGCGGGCTCATCGACGCGGTCAGCTGCGCCAACGCGGCCGCCGTACGCTCATCGGACTGCCGCGCGGCGTGCACCGCGAGCGCCGCTGCCTCCGGCGTACGCGCTGCCAGCAATGCCCGGCGAGCGGCGGCCACCCGGTCGGCGTGCTCCGCCAGCAGTCGCTCGGTTCGCTCGATCGGCACTCGGCAGGCGGCGGTCAGTTCCCGGAGATCCGCGACGGCCACGGTGGCCGCGTCGGCCGCCGTTCCGCGCCAGTCCTGCCGGAGCCCGGCCGCAGCCGTGTCGAACTCCGCGACCCGCTCCTCGACCTGCTGCGCCAGCCGCCGGAAGGCGGTCGCCCCGGCGTGCCAGGCCTCGACGTCGGCCGCGCAGAGTTGTGCGTACCCGATGATCATGAGTGATCCGCGGAGCGATAGTTGGCCGCGCAGGCCCGGACCGACTCACCGGTGTGGACGGTCCGTTCGCCGACCGCCCGCAGCACCCCGGCGAGCGTGTTCTCCCAGGTGGACAGCGCGGCCGCAGCCGACCACCCGGCTGGCGCCGTGACCGGCTGCGATCGTGTCAGCGCGGTTCCGGTGTCGGCGAGCCGGTCGGACCACTGGCCGAGCCGGTCGATGTGGACTTCGAACTCCATGGGTCACCTCCCTGAGTTAACTGCCGCCGATGCTGACCGGTGCCGGGAGCGGCCTCAAGCACCTGTGGACAACGGCCCGGGACCGATCGAAGTGGTCGTCCACAGGGCTTGTGCGGCCGGTAGGGTTTGCCCTGTGATCGTGTCGGTCGGCAATGACGTTGTGCTCGTCGAGCGCTTCCGCGCCGCACTCGAGCGCACCCCGCATCTCGCGCAGCGAGTGTTCACCGAGGCCGAGCGCATCACCCGGTCCGGCCACGAGCGGTCGGCGGAATCGCTCGCGGCCCGGTTCGCGGCGAAGGAAGCGGTCGCCAAGGCCCTCGGCGCGCCGCAGGGACTGCACTGGCACGACTGTGAGGTGGCCGTGGACGAGGCGGGCCGGCCCTGGCTGGTGGTCTCGGGCACGGTGGCGCAAGCCGCGGCCGGTCTCGGCATTCAGCGGTGGCATCTGTCGCTGTCGCACGACGGCGGCATCGCATCGGCGGTGGTCATCGCCGAACGAGACGCGTAGGGGCGGGCATGAGAGCGGCGTGGCGGGTGGCTGACGTGCGGGCGGCCGAGAAGGCCCTGATGGCGACGCTGCCCCCGGGCACCCTCATGGCGCGGGCCGCCGCCGGGCTGGCCCGGCGCTGCGCGATCACGCTGCGCTCGCGGGGCCGGCTCTACGGCTCGCGGGTCCTGTTGCTGGTCGGCACCGGCGACAACGGCGGCGACGCCTTGTACGCGGGCGCGACGCTCGCCGGTCAAGGAGTGGCGGTCTCGGCCTGGCTGACCGACGCCCGCCGGGCCCATGTCGGCGGGCTGCAGACGTTCCTCGCCGCCGGCGGCCGGGTCGTCACGGAGTGGCCGTCCGAGGTGGACCTCGTCGTCGACGGGATGCTCGGCATCGGCGCCACCGGCGCACTGCGCGGCGCGGCGCTCGACGCGGCGACCCGGCTCGCCGGCACGACCGCGCCGGTGATCGCGGTCGACGTCCCGTCCGGTGTCGCGGTGGACACCGGCGACCTGCCCGGTCCCGCCGTACGCGCGGACGTGACGGTCACCTTCGGCGTCCTCAAACCGGCGCTCGTCGTCGGACCGGCCGCCCCGCTCGCCGGGCAGGTGGAGCTGGTCGACCTCGGCCTGACCATGACCGCCGCCCCGGCGGTACGCCTGGCCGAGCAGGCGGACATCGAGAAGTGGTGGCCGCACCCTGACTCCGAGTCGGACAAATACAGCCGCGGCGTGGTCGGGCTGGCCACGGGGTCGGCGAGCTATCCGGGCGCGGCGCTGCTGTCCACCGCCGGAGCGCTCGCCGGGCCGACCGGCATGGTCCGGTACGCCGGCTCCGCCCACTCGATCGTGGCCACCCTGCACCCGTCGGTCGTCGTGGCGCCCCGCGTCTCGGACGCCGGCCGCGTCCAGGCCTGGGTCTGCGGCAGTGGGCTGTCCACCGACCAGCGGGCCCGCGAGGAACTGCGAGCGGTGCTCGCGGCTCCCCTCCCGGCGGTCCTCGACGCGGACGCGATCACGATGCTGGTCGACGGCACCCACGCGAACGAGCTGCGTGCCCGAACCGCGCCGACCGTGCTCACCCCGCACGACGGGGAGTTCAAGCGGCTGGCCGGCAGCGCGCCGGGGGAGGACCGGGTCGGCTCGGCACTCACCCTGGCCGCCTGGACGCGGTCGGTCGTGCTGCTCAAAGGCGACCGGACGATCGTCGCCAGCCCCGACGGCGAGTCCTGGGTCAACCCGACCGGCACCCCGTCCCTGGCGACGGCGGGCTCGGGCGACGTGCTCGGCGGACTGCTCGGATCACTGCTCGCCGCCGGTCTCACCCCCGTACGCGCTGCCGTCGCGGCCGCCTATCTGCACGGGCTCGCCGGGCGGGCGGCCGCCGAATCCGGCTCGGTGACCAGCGCAGACATCGCCACCGCCCTCCGCACGGTGGTGCCTCGCTGACCCCGGCAGGGTGCAGATCACGGTTGTGCATGCCATCCTGACCCAAGATCACGTGCGTATCCATGATCCGCAGGACTCGGAAGCGACCCGTACCAGCCGGTAGGGTGGAAGTATGTGGCAGGCGGAAGCGGTCGTCGATCTCGCGGCCATCCGGGCCAACGTCGAGCTGCTCAAGGCGAAGACGTCGGCCGAGGTGATGGCGGTCGTGAAGGCCGACGGCTACGGCCACGGCGCGGTGCACAGCGCGCGGGCCGCCCTCGCCGGCGGGGCCACCTGGCTGGGCGTACGCAGTCTGCCCGAGGCACTCGAACTCCGGGCGGCGGGGTTGACCGCGCCGATCCTGGCCTGGCTGCTGCCGCCGGGGACGCCACTGCGGGAGGGCGTACTGGCGGACGTGGATCTGAGCGTGTCCAGTGTCGGTCAGCTGGCTGAGCTGGCCGACGAGGTGCGCCGGATCGATCGGGTGGCCCGTGTCCACCTCAAGATCGACACGGGGCTCCATCGGAACGGCGCCCCACCTGACGTCTGGCCCAAGCTCGTCGAGGCCGCCGCGCAGGCGCAGGCGGACGGCGTACTGGAGATCGTCGGGGTGTGGAGCCATCTGGCCTGCGCCGATGAGCTGGGTGATCCGTCGATCGACCGGCAGCTCCAGGTCTTCCACGACGCGCTGGCGACCGCCGAACTCGCGGGCGTCGCGCCCCGGCTCCGGCACATCGCCAACTCGGCCGCCACGCTGACCCGCCCCGACACCCACTTCGACCTGGTCCGCCCGGGGGTCGCGGTCTACGGGCTGTCGCCCATCGCCGGCGAGACCTTCGGCCTGCGCCCCGCGATGACGGTCCGCGCGCCGATCGCGCTGGTCAAGCGGGTCCCGGCGGGCGAGGGCGTGTCGTACGGCCATACCTACGTCACGGCCCGCGAGACCACGCTCTGCCTCATTCCCATCGGGTACGCCGACGGCGTGCCCCGGCACGCGAGCAGTAGCGGGCCCGTATGGGTGAACGGACGGCGCTTCGAGATCGCCGGGCGGGTGTGCATGGACCAGTTCGTGCTGGACTGCGACGACGCCCTGGTCACCGCCGGGGACGAGGCGATCCTGTTCGGGCCGGGCGACGACGGCGAGCCGACGGCCGACGACTGGGCCGCCACCGTGGGCACGATCAACTACGAGATCGTGACCCGGTTCGGGCGGTCCGGCGTACCGCGTAGGTATCGGGGCTGACGATGGCGCGATGGGGCATCGTCGGAGCGTTGGCGGGGGTGGCGGCGGCCGGTGTGGCCGCTGGAGTGGCGGCGGAGCGTGCCTTGGTGGGCCGAACACGGAAGAACTCCGAAGACCCGTACGCCGATGAGCCGTTCGGTCCGCTGCCGTACGACGAGGCGATGACCGTGACGACGGCGGACGGGGTGGAACTGTACGTCGAGATCGTCGAGCCGGCCGACGGCGTGACGGTGGACCTCGGCGGCGACAGCGAGCCGGAGGCGACGCTGATCTTCGTCCACGGCTTCTGCCTGGACATGGGCACCTTCCACATGCAGCGCCGCTACCTCGATCCTGGCGACTATCGGATGGTCTTCTACGACCAGCCCGGACACGGCCGGTCCGGCCGCCTGGAGGACGGGGAGTACGAGCTGCCCGCCCTCGGCGAGGCGCTCCGCGACGTCATCCAGCAGACCACGCCGACCGGCCCCATTGTCCTCATCGGACATTCGATGGGCGGCATGACGATCATGGCCTGTGCCGAGCTGTTCCCGGAACTGTTCGCCGACCGGGTCGCCGGAGTCGCCCTCATCTCCACCAGCGGCGGCAAGTCCGAGAGCGGCAAGCTGGGCGGCATCCCGGAGATGATCGCCGGAGCCGGGCCGGTGCTCGGGGTGGTCTCGGGCGCGACCAGATACAGCGGGCGCATGATCGACCGCGCCCGCCATGCCTCCAGCGACCTCGCGTGGCTGCTCACCCGGCGGTACGGATTCGGCGCGAAGCGGCCCAGCCCGGCCCTTGTCTCCTATGTGGAGCAGATGAACTCCGGCACGCCGATGGACACGGTCACCCGCTACCTGCGTACGCTCTACAGCCACGCGCGCTACCCGGCGCTGGCCGCCATCCGGGACAAGCCGGTGCTGGTGATCTGTGGCGAGAAGGATCCGATCCTGCCGGTGACGCACTCGGAGGAGATCGTCCGGCACCTGCCCGACGCCGAGCTGGTCGTCGTGCCCGACTCGGGCCACGTCGTTCTGTTGGAGCACGCCGACGAGGTGAACGCGGCGTTGCAGGGCTTCCTCGATAAGGTGATCGGGTGAGTTCGGTGACATCGCCCATCAAGCTGCGGAAGGTTGAGGACACGCACGCGTACGGCGCGGAGTTGGCCCGCCTGCTGCACGCCGGCGACCTCGTGATCCTGACCGGCCCGCTCGGCGCGGGCAAGACCGCCCTGGCCCAAGGCATCGGTGCGGGACTGCGCGTCATCGGCGACGTGACCTCGCCGACCTTCGTCATCGCCCGGGTCCATCGCCCGGACGTGCACGCGGGCGGGACGGTGCCGATGGTCCACGTCGACGCGTACCGGCTGGGGATGGTCCGCGATCCGCGCGCCGAAGTGGACGACCTCGACCTCGACGCCGACATCGACGACTCGGTGACCCTCGTCGAGTGGGGCGAGGGCATGGTCGAGCAGCTGGCCGAGGCGTACCTCGAGGTGCGGATCACCCGGCACGACGACGACACCCGCGAGGTCGAGCTGATCGGCCACGACGGCGACTGGGCCGCTCGCCTCAGCTCCTAGCCCGTCCGCCCCATGGGCACCAGATCAGGGATATGCCTGCGATTTCGGCCGCCGGAAGCACGCGTAACCGTGATCCGCAGCAAACACCGTCAGCGGTCAGCGATCGACAGGTGTGAAGTCCCAGCTGTGCGCCGACCGGGCCACGAGGTCGCGCGGCGGGTCAGGCAGCGGCGTGGGCTCGCCCCGCCACCGGGACATGACGACGATCCGGCCGTCGGCCGAGGAGAAGATCTCGGTCGACACGTGCAACGGCTGGATCTCCAGTCCGGGTACGGCGATGTCGCACACCCAGCTGAGCAGTTCCGGGAAGTGGTGGGGGTACGCCCGGATCTCCCACATGCGCACGATCACGCCTGGCAACGTAGCAGTCATGCGACCACCAACGTGAGCGGCATTGCGGAATCGGCTGGAAGGTCGAGGCGGCTGGGCGCGATTCCCGAGGCCACGAGGTGTGAGCCGAGGGCGGCGACCATCGCGCCGTTGTCGGTGCACAACTTCGGCCGCGGTACGCGTACCGAGATCCCGTATGGGGCGGCCCGTTCTTCGGCGAGCACCCGAAGCCGCGAGTTGGCCGCGACGCCACCTCCGATGACCAGCGTCTCCACGCCGTTGGCCCGGCAGGCGTCGATCGCCTTGTTCGTCAGCACGTCGCAGACGGCCTCCTGGAACGAGGCCGCGACGTCGGCGACCGGCACCGGCTCGCCGGACTTCTCCCGGGCTTCGACCCAGCGGGCGACGGCCGTCTTGAGTCCGGAGAACGAGAAGTCGAAGCGGTGCGTCGCAAGGTCCTTCGCCGCCGTCAGGCCACGCGGGAAGGTGATCGACACGCCGTCGCCGTCGCGGGCGGCCTTGTCGATCCACGGTCCACCGGGGAACGGGAGCCCGAGCAGGCGGGCCACCTTGTCGAAGGCCTCACCGGCGGCGTCGTCGATGGTGGCGCCCAACGGGGTGACCCCGCGCGCCAGGTCGTTGACCATCAGCAGCGACGAGTGGCCGCCGGAGACGAGCAGGGCGATCGCGGGCTCCGGCAGCGGCCCGTGTTCCAGGGTGTCCACGGCGACGTGGGCGGCGAGGTGGTTCACGCCGTAGATCGGCTTCTCGGCGGCCAGCGCGTACCCCTTCGCGGCGGCGACGCCGACTAGGAGTGCTCCGGCCAGGCCCGGCCCGGCGGTCACCGCGATCGCGTCGACGTCGGCCAGGGTCACGCCGGCCTGGTCCAGCGCCCGTTCCATGGTGGGGATCATCGCCTCCAGGTGGGCGCGGCTGGCCACCTCGGGCACCACCCCGCCGAACCGCGCGTGTTCGTCCACACTGGACGCCAGCGCCTCGCCGAGCAGCGTATGCCCCCGGACGATGCCGACGCCGGTCTCGTCGCAGCTCGTCTCGATGCCCAGGACCAGCGGCTCTGACTTCACGGGGACCCCTCCAGGGCTGTCACGGTTCGATCCGGCGCATGACCCACGCGTCGGTGTTGCTCGGCTGGTAGTACCCCTTGCGGACGCCCACCGTCTCGAAACCGAAGTCGGTGTAGAGCGCCTGCGCGGGCTTGTTGTCGGCGGCGACCTCCAGCAGGGTCTGCTCCACCCCGGCTCGGCTCGCCACGTCGAGCAGCGCGGCGACCAAGGCCCGGCCGATCCCGCGACGCTGGGCGTCGCGACGGACGGCGACGTTGTTGATCCAAGCCTCGTCCGGTGGGCTCAACGCCAGCCCTGCATAGCCCAGGACCGCGCCGCCCTCGGTGGCGGCCAGGTAGAGGTGGCCGTTGGCAAGCTCGTTCCAGAACATGCCGGCCGTCCACGCCTCGGCTCCGAAGAGGTCCGCCTCGATCGGCAGCAGGTCGGCGATCTGCCACCAGCGCAGCCGCCCCAACACGAAAGTCACGACACCCTCTTGGGGGCTCCCGGCTCGACCGCGTCCGGACGGCGCAGGTAGAGCGGGGTAAGCCGCTCGGACGGCGCGTTCTCCCGGACGCGCGCGGCGGCGAGCCGGGCCAGCCACTCGGCCGAGGGATAGTCCGGCGCCTCCGGGCTGACGGCGAGGCCGAGCTGGTCGGCATACTTCCGGGCGCCTTCGCCGACGGCGTGGTCGGCGACCGTCTGGGCGACGTCGGCGGGCTTGGCGACGTGGGGACCGTCGATGCGCTCCCCGTCCGAGTACGCCGCCCAGTAGACCTCGCGCCGCCGGGCGTCCGTCGCGACCAGGGCGGTGCCGGAGGTCGTGGCACCCAGCCCGTCGAGGCTGCACACGGCGTACGTCGGGATGCCGAGCGCCTCGCCGATGGAGGCCGCCGTCATCAAACCCACCCGCAGCCCGGTGAACGGGCCGGGCCCGACGCCGGCCACGATCGCGGTCAGCTCCCGGGGCTTGACCCCGGACTCGGCGAGGGCGGCGTCGATCTGCGGGGCCAGGAGTTCGCCGTGCTTCTTGCCGTCGACTGTCACCCGTTCGGCTCGAATAACGACGTCCGTGGGCGTGACTTCGGCCACCGCGGCCGTGATGGCGGGGGTGGCGGTGTCGACAACGAGGACAAGCACGACGAACAGCCTATCCGGGCACCCGGTCCGAGGCGAAAACCGGTTGCCGCGCGGCGGGCCGATCTCGTAATGTCCGCGCTGTGCGCCGCCCCTTACGCAAACCCCTCCCCGAACCTGAACCCGGCCGTCCCGACAGCCGGTCGCCGGCGCACTACCTGTTCTGGCTCTGGCGCAAGCAGTGGCCGACGATGGCCGTCGGGATGTCGCTCGGCATCATCTGGATGGTCGCGATGGCCCTCGGCCCGGCCGCCATCGGCCGCGCCATCGACGCCCCGGACTTCGCCGGCCTACTGCGGTGGGCCGGCGTTTTCGTGCTGCTCAGCGCCATCACCGCGTGGGCGAACATCATGCGGCACCGGTTCGCGGTCTACAACTGGCTGCGGGCCGCGTACCGGACGATCCAGCTGACCGTCGACTCGGCCAACCGCCTCGGCGCCACGCTGCCCAAGCGCATCGCCACCGGTGAGGTCGTCAGCATCGGAAACTCCGACGTCAGCCACATCGGCGGCGCGCTCGACATCATGCTGCGGGGCTCGGGCGCGGTCGTCGCGATCGTGGTGGTCTCGATCATCCTGCTGACGACGTCGTTCCAGCTGGGGCTGGTCGTGCTGATCGGCGTACCGCTGATGATGTCGGCGGTCGCGCTGCTGATCCGGCCGCTGCACACGCGGCAGGCGGCGTACCGGGAGCAGCAGGGCAAGCTGATCAGCCGGGCCGGGGACATCGTCGCGGGCCTGCGGGTGCTGCGGGGCGTCGGCGGCGAGTCCGTGTTCGCCGCCGGCTATCGGGACCAGTCGCAGAAACTGCGGACCGAGGGCGTCCGGGTGGGCAAGGTCGACGCGCTGCTCGAAGCCGCGCAGGTGCTGCTGCCCGGTCTGTTCGTCGCGCTGGTCACCTGGCTCGGGGCCCGGTTCGCGCTCGCCGGCGACATCCAGGTGGGCCAGCTGTTCAGCTTCTACGGGTACGCCGCGTTCCTGCTGGTGCCGCTGCGGACGATCGTCGAACTGGTCGACAAGGTCACCCGGGGGCTCGTGGCCGCCCGGCGCATGGTCTACCTCCTGCAGATGCAGCCGGAGATCGAGGAGCCCAGGGCGCTCGACCGGGCCATGCCGCCGACGAGCGCCGTCGACCTCCACGATCCGGAATCGGGCGTCACGATCGAGGCCGGCCGGTTCGCCGCGATCGCCAGCGCCAAACCCGAGGACGCCGTCGTCGTCGTGGACCGCCTCGGCCGCTACGCCGACAGCTCGGTCACTGCTGACGGCGTACCACTGGAGGACATGGCCAAGCGCGCGATCCGCGAGGTCATCCTCGTGGGTGACAACGACGCGCGATTGTTCAGCGGTGAGTTGCGCGCGGAACTGGACCCGAAGGCCGGCGGCCCGCGGGCGGCGACGGACGACGAGATTCGCGCGGCGCTGACGGCGGCGAGCGCGACCGACATCGTCGACGCGCTGCCCACGGGCCTGGACAGCTTCGTGGCCGAGCGCGGCCGGGAGTTCTCCGGCGGTCAGCAGCAGCGTCTGCGGCTGGCCCGCGCGCTGCTCGCCGACCCGCCGATGCTGCTGCTGGTGGAGCCGACCAGCGCGGTCGACGCGCACACCGAGGCGCGCGTCGCCGCCCGGATCGGGCCCTATCGCGCCGGGCGTGGCCTGCGCTCGACGGTGGTCGCGAGCACCAGCCCGCTGGTCCTCGACCGCGCCGACAAGGTGATCTACCTCGAGGACGGCAAGGTCGTCGCCGAGGGTACGCATCGTGAGCTGCTGCGGACCGAACCGCGCTATCGGGCCGTCGTGACCCGGGGAGAGGACGCCTGATGAGCCGGGAGATCCTGCCGATCGCCACAGGGCCGGTCGTCCGGGCCTACGCGCTGCGCCTGTTGCGCGAGCACCGGTCGGCGTTGGGGCTGGTCGTGCTCTTGCATGCGCTGGCAGCCGTCGCCGGGTTGTTCGCGCCCGCGCTGCTCGGCTCGCTCATCGACACCGTCGCCGATCACGGCACGCGGGGACGGGTCGATCTGCTGGCCCTGGCCATCGTGCTGGCGGTGCTGGCGAACGCGGTGTTCATCCGGTTCGCCGTCTACGCCGCGGCCCGCTTCGGCGAACGCATGCTCGCCGACATCCGCGAGGAGTTCGTCGACGGGGTGCTCGGCGTACCGCTGTCGACTGTGGAGCGTGCCGGCACCGGCGACCTGATGACCCGGGCGTCTCGGGACGTCGGCTCGCTCAACCACAGCGTGCGCCGGGGCGTGCCGGAACTCTTCGTCGCCGTCGTGACCGCCGTCCTGTCCGCT
This genomic interval carries:
- a CDS encoding ABC transporter ATP-binding protein, encoding MRRPLRKPLPEPEPGRPDSRSPAHYLFWLWRKQWPTMAVGMSLGIIWMVAMALGPAAIGRAIDAPDFAGLLRWAGVFVLLSAITAWANIMRHRFAVYNWLRAAYRTIQLTVDSANRLGATLPKRIATGEVVSIGNSDVSHIGGALDIMLRGSGAVVAIVVVSIILLTTSFQLGLVVLIGVPLMMSAVALLIRPLHTRQAAYREQQGKLISRAGDIVAGLRVLRGVGGESVFAAGYRDQSQKLRTEGVRVGKVDALLEAAQVLLPGLFVALVTWLGARFALAGDIQVGQLFSFYGYAAFLLVPLRTIVELVDKVTRGLVAARRMVYLLQMQPEIEEPRALDRAMPPTSAVDLHDPESGVTIEAGRFAAIASAKPEDAVVVVDRLGRYADSSVTADGVPLEDMAKRAIREVILVGDNDARLFSGELRAELDPKAGGPRAATDDEIRAALTAASATDIVDALPTGLDSFVAERGREFSGGQQQRLRLARALLADPPMLLLVEPTSAVDAHTEARVAARIGPYRAGRGLRSTVVASTSPLVLDRADKVIYLEDGKVVAEGTHRELLRTEPRYRAVVTRGEDA
- the rimI gene encoding ribosomal protein S18-alanine N-acetyltransferase; translated protein: MTFVLGRLRWWQIADLLPIEADLFGAEAWTAGMFWNELANGHLYLAATEGGAVLGYAGLALSPPDEAWINNVAVRRDAQRRGIGRALVAALLDVASRAGVEQTLLEVAADNKPAQALYTDFGFETVGVRKGYYQPSNTDAWVMRRIEP
- the tsaB gene encoding tRNA (adenosine(37)-N6)-threonylcarbamoyltransferase complex dimerization subunit type 1 TsaB; amino-acid sequence: MLVLVVDTATPAITAAVAEVTPTDVVIRAERVTVDGKKHGELLAPQIDAALAESGVKPRELTAIVAGVGPGPFTGLRVGLMTAASIGEALGIPTYAVCSLDGLGATTSGTALVATDARRREVYWAAYSDGERIDGPHVAKPADVAQTVADHAVGEGARKYADQLGLAVSPEAPDYPSAEWLARLAAARVRENAPSERLTPLYLRRPDAVEPGAPKRVS